The Lineus longissimus chromosome 8, tnLinLong1.2, whole genome shotgun sequence region GAAATCAGATTCTGGTAGCGATTTTCCTGACTCTACTGATGAGACATCATCGTTTTTCTCTGACACAGAATATGACTCAGATGCAGCTATTATAGATGAGAAAAGTCACcctgacaatgaaaacaaggaTGGTCGTCGTGAGGAAAATAGATCGGACACTGAAAACAAGGCtgttgaatttgatgaaaataaattaaaCTCTGAAAACCAGGTTGACCATATTGAAGAAAAGACCTCTAACTCTGAAGACCACAGTGGTCTCCTTGAAGGAAAGAACTCTGAAAGTCGCAGCAGTCCTTTTCAAAAAAATAACTCGAACACTGTGAGCGAGGGCAGTccttttgaagaaaacaaagaattaACTGACAATTTGAAAGCATTGAGAGACCAGTTTACTGAAGCAAGTCTTAGTAAAGCTAAACAACAGGTGGGTGACGACCATAAGCCACTCTATCCCGATGAAAGTAGTGAGGCTAGCGAAGAGGAAAGTGGAAATGAGACCAAGTTCATACAGGATGGTCATGAGGTGGATCCACTTGCCTTCTTTGATAACAAATCGTCTGAACCAGTAGGAGAAGCAAAAGATCCTGAGCCAAAAACGGTGTCTCCACAACCTGATATTGAAAATGCAGGAGAAAGTGATACAAAAGGACAAGGAGCTGTGTGGAAGGCTCCTGCACCACTGCTACGCACAAATACCTTCACAAAGGACAAAGATGGCGAGGCGAGTTTAGTATCTGAAACTGATAGTCAACCTGATCAGGTAGGAGAGAGCGACCCTGTTTCACCTGACAAACCTGCAGCTTGGAAAGCTCCCCATTCACTGATTTCCTCACCATCCCATGAGGCGATTTTGAAATCTGAATCTGAGGCACATGAAGCGGTGATTTCAGAAGACTCTACTGCTTGGACCAAGTCGGAGAAAGATGGCATTTGGCGAGCTCCTGTACCCATTATTTCACCAAGAACGTCTATGGAGGAGATAGACTCAACACCTCCTAAAAGAGATTCGGCAAAAGACGAATCTGAACCTGAAAGACGTGGGCTTTGGAAAGCTCCCTATCCTCTTGTTTCTCGTGACAGTTTCCCACCGATATCAGACAAAGAGACTGCTGGGGAAATATCTGTGAAATTTGCAGTTCAGAAGGTTGAATCGGACATGCCTTTGTCGGAAAAAGATCCTGATTCTAGTATGGCGACGGATGAGAATGTTCCAAGTTTGGATGAACTATTGGCACGGTTCCAACGACTCAGGAGTGAGGACGATTTGATGCCAAATATCCCACCAGGTGAAGCAGCAGAGGGGGCGGCAATAAAGGAAGTAGCTGCAAAAGATGACTTGGCTCCTATAAAAGAAACGGATGCCAGTAGTCCTAAACAACCTGACGAAGATCTTTCATCTGATAGTAACGCTGAGCCAACTGAAAAAAGTGACATTTTCTCCACTCCTAATACTAAGTTTTATCGAGGTTATATTGACGTTGCAGGAAGCGATCAAGAGGGGTCATTTACATCTCGGTCGACTTATTCTGTCCATACAAACGAAGAGGAGGAATCTGAGGGAAAGGTTGGGAGCATTTTTGAGGGGAATGCGGAGGAAGTCATTGGTCAGTCTGAAGATGAGGAACCTGCTGATCAAACGGGCCAGGAGAATCCAGATGTGACGGAAAAGGTGTTTGGTGAGGCAGCAGACTTCGGGGGCAGTCATGATTCTGATTGGATGTCTGAAGAAGAGGATGCTGGCGCTGAACTGTTTGATAGCGACTCTGAGAGTGATGTAAGGCATGTCGAGAAGGAAACAGCTGAAGAGACTGAACTACAGGATAAAGAGTCATTCCAAGATGAACCTGCACCACCTGAAAATGTGGAAGAACCCAAGACCAATATTTCAAGTGATTTCAAGTCTAGCGTTGATACTTCTGTGTGGTCTGCATCTGATGATGAAATCCCTGGATATGATGGAAGGGATGCTTTGACAAGTGATGGTGGAGACAAAGGTGCACCAAAATTGAGTCCCGCTGGCCTTGGTACATGTCCTGGGGAAGGTGCAGCAGTTAGCGAGTCACAGTCTGAAGACATTGTTCCTTCTGGCTCAGTTGGAATTGAACAATTTTCTGGGATAGCGAGTGTGACAAGTATGTTTGATGTTCCCCCTCCGAGGGAGCCCGAACCTGAGACTCAGGATCTATCTGATTTGGACTATAAAAAAGATGAGGAGGAAGATGCCAAGAAGGACTCAGCAGACGACACTCCagatgagaaaaatattgaggATGTTCCACAAACAAAAGATGATGTTAAAAGTGATGAAGCACTACTGGATTCTAGCAAACCTGATACAAAACGACCAAAGtcttcaaaatttaaaagaaaaggGAGTGTGGGAAAAAGTGGCAAGCAAGTTCAAGATGAAGAGAGGGTGGGTACTCCAGAGGTTCGGCCACGACGAAGGTCACACCACAAGCGGGACAAGAAGGAGGAAATTACCAATGTTGGTGTTGGTGAGATTGCTCTGGAGGGGTCAGAAAAGACAGAGGAGGAGGTCAAatctggaaaggggttggtacaTTCTGAGGGTGCTGTCTCTAATGAGGCAGAATCTTTGGAGAAGGTAAAGAAGCGATCTCGTCGAAAGGGGAGGAAGATGAGCAATGCAGAGGTAGAAAAGGTGGAAAATATACCTCTGGAAGTTGAACATTCTGAACCTGCTCGGGACAACAGAGATGCAAAGCTGTCTGCTGTTGATGCAGATAGTAAACAAAGCAAGGATGCTGCTCTACGGAAACCTAGAAGGCCGTCTTCTGGTCGTCCTAAGCGAGAGGAAGCAAGAGTGAAATTTGATGACCAGAGCAACCAGGATGCAGAAAGTCTAAACACTGATGTTTCCAGTGAACGCCAATCCAGGGGAGGACATCGTAAACCTCGGACCCCGATGATTTCTGAGACGTTGTATCACCAGCAGCCGTTTACAAATGAAGACATGTTGGATGAGAAGTATGTGGAGTTGATCCAGATTATGAGAAATGATGGGATCCAGGCCGGCGAGTTGGTCAAAGAAGTGGGAGTTGTTTTGGCGAGGGCTGGCTTGAGTCCGAGAAGTCCACGAGAAGTACCTAAGCCTGCGCCCCACATTGAGAAAGCTAAGCCAAAGAAGGAGGAGCAGGACAGGTTCAAACCAATGCCTGGAGTTCATGTCATTCCTGCCGTGCCTTTAGACTCTGATAAACCAGCTCCCGTTTCAAAATCTTTGCCAGCTGAGAGTCATTCTTCGAGAAAACATTACACTGCGTCATCGCTGGAACGCTTGCATGCTGCTGATAGTTTTGAAAGGACCCAGAAGCAACTCTACAGAAAATATAATGAATTGAACGCATTGTTAAATCGCCAGCTTCCTGATGAGTCAACCTATCTTGTTCAGGAGCAGTTAGAGCAGACGTTGGCCTTGCTGCAGAGACAtcagaagcagggacacttccATTCCAAGCCAGAGGGAGGAGAGCGACACACTGGTTCCCAAGGTTAGTATAAATGTTCAGACCCTGGAATCATAACTGATGTTATTTTGTACTGTGGTTGGGTCAGCTGGCGGTTGTCCGATGAGCTTCAACTACCAGTCCAATCGTGCCAAGCCAGTCTCAATCAGCCAGCTGAGATGCGCAATAGGATGACCACAGAAAATGTGAACTTTTGATTTTAAGTATTTTTTATAACCAATTGTTGAATGCTACATACTGCATGGATGGTTTTAGCCTAAAACGCTAGTACTCATGAATTCACATGTCAAACCGTTTTTGTTGACTGTTGTTATATATGTTTACTGTGGATTTTGATAAACAAGGTCACACAGGCATTGAATATTTGATAAGGGTGCCGGTATAATCTACCACAGGAGATAGGTTATATTGTTGTTATAAAAAGTTGACTGGGTTGAAAAGCTCTTTGTGTACATTTGATCTATCACATTAAAAGTAAAGTGTTGTGTCATGCCTGAATGCCTGATATGACCATTATCACAGGGTCATTATCCATGGGAAATGATCCGTTTGATTTTGGATTGTGAACAAATTAAATGAATTTATACTGAGCAATACATGTTCTAGGTCTACTTTGTGAAAGCTGTTTACCAAGTTTGCTTGAAGGCTTTTGAACAATGTGTATAGTaccccccaggtatatggcacggcttaacccgccggccatgagggaattcctttatggcccagtggttggcgcgttggccccagagtggaagttaagcaacgttgagcgcggtcaacctttggatcggtgaccggcgcatACAATACACAATGTAAGGGTGATGTTTACAAGTTCCATCCTATGGATCACTGTTAAATCCAATCAAAAAGAAAATGCAGTTTAAAGGAACTGATTATTTTCCAGGATAGATGCCAGCAGTTTGGGCACCAAGGCTTATTAGTGGTTGGCAGCACGACTGTTCCCTTATTAAATAAGtaatgattaattttgattgaatCTATTCTACAGGCCAGCGTGACCGCCCCAAGAGTGCTAAATCAGTCAGCTTCCGTGAAGCCAGACCAGGGTCAGGAAGGAGCAGTCGATCACCCCGTCGAAGCAAGCACGAAAAAGCTATCATCGATGCTGCAAGACTCGTGGAGCAAAAGGATGCAAGTGACGGCAGTGAATCTGAGAGCCAATCTCGTAGTCGATCAAGAAGTTATTCCCCAACGGACTGTAACTTGAGAAATACGAAAAATCCAGATGTGCGTTCATGGCTGAGGGGAAAGAATCGTCGGTTACGACAGCAGAAACGGGCTGAACGTCTGAAAGAACTCGAAGAGAAACGCATTGAAGAGGAAAAACTTAAAGAACGCGATGAGAAGGTTAAGGAGAGCACACAGCACGTCCAGAATTGGatgaaacaaaaacagaagGAGGCACGGTTACTCAGCAAGCGTGAGGAAGACGTTAGTCACAAGATTGGTCAAGTTGCCGAGAAACGTGGGTGTGACGTTGTTGAAACGACACAGTTGAACAAAAATGCAGTGCAGCAGGAACAATTCGGACAGAAAATGACTCCTGGTAAAAGTACACCTAAGCGTCCAGTGTCAGCACCTGGTGTTATGCCCATTGTTTCTAGGAGAAAGCCTCTAGCAGCAACTGCTGACAATATTGTGAAATCGAATAAAAGAGGTGGTTCAAAGACTGGTAGGTCTGTGGACTCTGAAACTCGTGATAGTTCTGTGGGTGCATCGAACGCTGGCATCAAGCCTGAAAACATTGACACTTGCAACTCTACGGGTGCTTACTCAGAGCAACAAAAACAACGGCCAAAGTCTCTAAAGCGCAGAAAAAAGAAGGAGAATAAACCTGTGTCAGAGGATGAAAAGGCAAACACTGATTTGGTGAAAAAACGTTTGTCTTATGACCAGTGGTTACAAGAAAAACGGGTGCGAGACAATAagcagaaaaagaaagaaaaaaaattgcgtGAAAAACAGTTGCGTGACTCTGATCATGCGTTAGATTCTCTTGTTCCTGATCTTGCAAGGAGGCGAATTCGATTCATTGAAAGTAGCAAGAAACGGGTGGATTCTGGTGTCCACAGTATTGATGATGAGGCAAACTCATACCCGAGAGGTGCAGGAAATGTTGATAGTAATGAGGTCGACTTCAGTTTAAATGCTGGTGCAGCTGATGCACCAACAGAAGAGGAAGAGAGGTACCAGTGGAGATTGGAGGGGGAGGTTTCAAGACCGAAGTCTGGAAAGCCGTCTGCTCCATCAAGAAGTACACCAGGTTCAGCAAGGCCCTCTAGCTCTCCTGTTTCAAAGACCAGAGCAAGGGCTAGGCTGACCATGCCAAAGTCCGATTCAAGCCCAAGGTCGCGGGTGGAGAACATTTCTGAGAAGGGGCAAAATCCCTTTAAAAGTCCAATACCAGTTGTGAATGCTTCATTGAAGCGCTCTGGGGATGCTAGAAATCGTTACGCCAAACAAACATGGAcaaatttttctgatgatgTTTGGAAGCAGGTCAATGAAGAAGAAGGTGTCGGTCCTTTTCAGGTGGTGGATGATTCTGCGGGGGGCAGGAATGGGGCGGACAAAGAGGGGCAGGGGGCGGCTGGTACGGTTGATGCTTCTGGAGCATCAAATGGTGATGCTACTCCCGAGGTGCCAAACGGGTTACCAAATAAAGGCACCTCTGCAGGGGTACCAAATGGGGAACCTGTGACACAGGATGATGAGCCAGCACCAGGTTCTGCCTCTGGAAATGTCGATAGCACCTCACCTGAACCGGCACCTTCTTCTTCCAATGTTAATTTTGGTGGTATATTCTATACAGTCGATACTGAGGGCGTTCAGCATGGGATACATGAGGTACCAGTTTATGTTAAAGACAAAACAAACTCTGGTGGTGATGGACTTGACAATGATGAAGAGGTGAAAGACCCTGACACAACTTCCAGAGATGGTGAACCAAGCAATCCATGTAAAAAGAAAGTGAACTTTGGTGGTATAGTTTACGAGGTTGACAAAAAGGAGGAGTCGCCTGCATCGTCTTCGGAGATTGAGGAGGAGATGGACATGTCGGATGGTGTGGACGATGAGGCTCCTGATGGGTTCTTCATCACCAGCATCGATAACGAGGCATAGTGTTCAGATAAATAGGTGTTCTTAGTGAAAGGGTCTGCAGAGCTGCCTACTCATAACTTTAGGGGGTAGTTTTTACACATTCGGGGCCTGTTTACATTCCGTCTGTGATTCTTTAATGAATGAAAGGTTAGTTTTGATATTTAGAGTTGTACATTTCTTACTAGATTTATACTGAACCGTCCAATTTTCTAGAGTAGGCATAGTAGCACTTGATCCTTACTATTGTTTCAAACTGTCCAGAAGGTATTGCATCCATCTCGTCCCAAGTTGGTCATATCCGTTCAACTTTACCTATGTATGATAAAGACACCTCTCGAATAAGTTCTTGGGGTGCTCTTAAAAGAAGAGGTTTTGCTGTAGTTGAAAATAAGTGCCTTAGTTTAGATTGGGAGTGCTCTCAAAGTACAGTTATTTAGAATCGGGTTAAAATATGCTAAAAAACGTGGTGCTACCTTAAAATGCGCTTCAGCATGAAAACTCCAGTTCAGTATGGTTCATGTCTTCAACTTAATAATTATTCAAAAGAGCTGGGGTTTTTTGTTGGTCAGAAGCAGGTCCTCACATGAATTAGCTGAAGACTCTACAACCTCATCATATTGTTACATAGGCTTGCTCCTGACCGATTGTGCAGTAACCATGTTACTAGGTGATATTTCCCTTCaaaaaaatatatggacatATTCCAAGTTGATGATTTCACTCTTTATGTACACTTTTTAAATAATTTAGAGTCTATTAATAGTGCTAGATAGAATTCCACTTTGGATAAAATTTGTTAAATTCATTTATTAGGGAATAAATCTATACAGAATATGATCAATACATATTAGTCAGTCTCCTTATATGGTGAAAGACTTTAGATTGTGGTGGGAATATTGCACCCAACATAAATATCTAAGACAATTGGGTAACAGAATTGTCCCTCCTCATCTGGAAAGACAAGTCTTCATTGAGACCACGCTATAACTAATCAGGACTCCCTACTGGAGATGGCATCCAAACAGCAGTTCACAACCTACATTCCTGATATGATATGAAAAATAACAAGTTCCCATCTTGGTGTCATCATAAGAGCTCCACATTGGAGACGGTCTCATAGTCAATGGAAATCAATGGAGAGCGATTCACAACCAGACTGTAACACCCTGTACCAGAAGCATCCAAGTCAAAGTATGTAGAACATCCTGACAGGGAATGCGATGGATCGTCCTTAGACTGGATTGGAACACCCTGTACTAGAGACACCCAGTCACAGTGTGTGGAACATCCCGTCAGGGAATGGGAAAGACAGTCCTTAGACTGGATTGGAACACCCTGTACTAGAGACACCCAGTCACAGTATGCGGAACATCCCGTCAGGGAATGGGAAAGACAGTCCTTAGACTGGATTGGAACACCCTGTACTAGAGGCACCCAGTCATAGTATGCTGAACATCCCGTCAGGGAATGGGAAAGACAGTCCTTAGACTGGATTGGAACACCCTGTACTAGAGGCACCAAAGAGACACGCAGTCAAAGTATGTGGAACGTCCTGTAAGGTAATGCGAAAGACACTCCTTGAACTCGACTGGAACATCGATCTCGCTCTAGCGACACCAAAGAGAccccctgtcaaagtacaatgtatgtgTAACATCCCGTCAGGGAATGTGAAAGACCGTCCTCTGACTCGACTGAAAGACCCTTACTAGGGACACCAAAGAGATCCCCTGTCAAAGTCTGTGGAACATCCCGTCGGGGAATGCGAAAGACCGTCCATGGACTCGACTGGAACACCCTGTACTAGGTGCACCAGAAATCCCCTGTCAAATTGTGTGGACATCCCGTCAGGGAATGCGAAAGACCGTCCTTAGTCTCGACTGGAACACCCTTTACTAGAGACATCCAGTCAAAGCATGTGAAACATCCCGTCAAGGAATGCGAAAGACCGTCTTCAGACTTGACTGGAACACCCTGTACTAGAGGAACCCCATATATTTCACAATTTGGTTccttgtctctcacaacctgtagctggtgATGCATGATGTACACATCCAGTACCCAGTAGCACGTGAAGCAGCCCCTGTCTCTACAGGCTGAGGCTGGTGTGGCAGGAGGTTCAGTCGCCTGTTGCCCCCTGTGGCTGTTGAAGCAGGATGTATTAcccagtctttcacaacaagTGGTAtagtccctggtctttcacaacaagtggctggtgtagcaggaggaatagtccctgtctttcacaactagTTTCTCGGTCTTTCACAGCTTacggactggtgtagcaggagggatAGTTCCCTGTCTTTTGCAAATTTCGGCTGGTGTCTGTCACGATTTgtgactggtgtaacaggaaaaAAGTCCCCGTTCATTCACAGATTGGCCTCTCACTAATAGTGGCACGTAAAGCAGCGCCTGTCTCTACAGTTCGTGGTCCGTGAAGCAGGAGGTTCAGTTCCCAGTCTCCCTCAACCTGTGGCTGATAAAGCAGGAGGTATGACCCAGTCTTTCTCAACCAGCGATATAGTCCCTTGGTTTTCACCACAAGCGGCTAGTGTAGCAGGAAGAATTGTCCCCTATCTTTTCCAAATTGCGGCTGATTCTCCCCTGTCATACCAAACTTGGTCTCTTGTCCTCACAACCTGTAGCATGTTGCGCAGGAAGACTTTCACAACCAATGGCTCGTGTAGCAGGAGGAAGAGTCCCCGTCTTTAACGACTGAATTAGtctcctgtctctcacaacctgcaATTGGTAACTATAGTTGTTGTTCctggtctctcacaacctgtggctggtgaagcaggacgtATAGTCCTAGATCTCTCACAACCGATGGCTGGTAGTTGGTGATATAAAGCCTGGTCTTTCCCAACCTTTGGTAAAGTCACTTGCCTTTCGCAACgagcggctggtgtagcaggaggaatagcccATGTCCTTCACAACTTGCTGGTTTCCTGTCGTTCACTGCCAGTGGTGAAGCAGGCGGTAAATAGAGTCCCCTGTCTTTGACAACCTGCAGACTTTTGAAGCAAGGGATATACTAGTCCTGCAGCTCGTTGTCTTTCGTAACCTCTGGCTGGTGTAGCCTGGTAAATAAACTCCCAGGTCATCAGAATTCACGCCTGTTGCAGGCTGTATAGTAAGAACTTGGGCCCCTGTCTCGTACAACCTGTATCTGGTGAAGCAGGGGATATAGTCCCCTGCCTGTCACACCTTATTGCTGGTGAAGGAGGATCAAGGAGGTATTTCACAACCGGTGGTAGACTCCCATGTTTTACAATGAGTGGTTGGTGCTGGAGGAGGAATGACCTCAAGtgtttcacaacttggtcctcTGTCTCCCACGTTGGTGAAGCAGGAGCTATTGTCCCAGACAGCAATCATCAGTATGTGGGCCAATGGTGGCCGGTTAACTGAGCGAGGCACTGTGTGGGGCAGTGGCAGTCCCAGGTGGCCGACTGGTAACGGAGGACCATATGCCCACAGTTGGTCCGCTGGTGTGTGCCCCTTTATTAGCTTCCAGTGGTCCACACATTCTTTCTGTCTGGGGATGTATCTTCGGTGCCACTAGTAAAGGATGCTCCAGTCGAGTCCAAGGATGGTCCTTCGCATTCACCGATAGgatgttctacatgtacatactgtgACTGGGTGTCTATGATGTCTCTAGTACAGGGTGTTCCAGTCAAGTCCAAGGACTGTCTTTCGCATTCCCTGTCAGGATGTACTACATACTCTGACTGGGTGTCTCTAGTACAGGGTGTTCCAGTCCAGTCTAAGAACTGTCTTTCGCATTCCCTGATACGATGGCGAAATGCAACTTAACAGAAAGTAACAATACCTGAACATCAAATAAATATCATTTATTTTGTGTTGAAAAATACTACATATAGTAACTTCTAAATTTGGAAAACTTGGTCTTGAAATACTAATTACAACCTGACAACTGACACAAAAACAAAGGCACTGTATCAATAGTGTTAAGCTACcaaaccatgattcagctcatgCTATCTCACGCTAACCTATCGTAAcccatttttattttcacaaacgAAACTCTAAGTTGAAAATACTTATTGTATGCTTTGTATCAAGGTTATCCATGACAGAGCTGTAATTTCAATCATTTCGTGAAAGTGTTTTTACTGTGAAAGGAAGGTTCATACCAAACGGTTGACATACAGTGCGTGAGATGAATCATGTGTTTATGCAGGCTAACAGAACTTACTGCCTTTTTGAGTATTTGTACGAGATGAATCATGGAACAACATTAGAAAGATTCGCAGACCTCATGATCACGTAATCCTAGGAGAAATGCTATTCTCTAACGGATTGAAGTCCTCTCCCAGGATGTGCACCGATGGTCCCTTGACGTGAATCTTCTGGAACTCGCCAACAAATGTAATGAAGAAGATCATCATACAGATGGACATTA contains the following coding sequences:
- the LOC135492073 gene encoding uncharacterized protein LOC135492073, whose protein sequence is MMASGSSSRDDFEAALEAISRFNQLNSEAARILGEQQTTTGGNRDVDVTAGEENREGGDLKLGVAGNASGVATSAEDVQRILGRKEGLQQNGHGETAVVSSAVANESDKELVGTHEIISVDGEGVAHVTKDRKEFERSELYDEEWFCVTDSESQASDIVKGIISKSVQDLVGGSKSPVAAENAPHLSSSPVNQEEKVVDEKKVVSYSKEKSDSGSDFPDSTDETSSFFSDTEYDSDAAIIDEKSHPDNENKDGRREENRSDTENKAVEFDENKLNSENQVDHIEEKTSNSEDHSGLLEGKNSESRSSPFQKNNSNTVSEGSPFEENKELTDNLKALRDQFTEASLSKAKQQVGDDHKPLYPDESSEASEEESGNETKFIQDGHEVDPLAFFDNKSSEPVGEAKDPEPKTVSPQPDIENAGESDTKGQGAVWKAPAPLLRTNTFTKDKDGEASLVSETDSQPDQVGESDPVSPDKPAAWKAPHSLISSPSHEAILKSESEAHEAVISEDSTAWTKSEKDGIWRAPVPIISPRTSMEEIDSTPPKRDSAKDESEPERRGLWKAPYPLVSRDSFPPISDKETAGEISVKFAVQKVESDMPLSEKDPDSSMATDENVPSLDELLARFQRLRSEDDLMPNIPPGEAAEGAAIKEVAAKDDLAPIKETDASSPKQPDEDLSSDSNAEPTEKSDIFSTPNTKFYRGYIDVAGSDQEGSFTSRSTYSVHTNEEEESEGKVGSIFEGNAEEVIGQSEDEEPADQTGQENPDVTEKVFGEAADFGGSHDSDWMSEEEDAGAELFDSDSESDVRHVEKETAEETELQDKESFQDEPAPPENVEEPKTNISSDFKSSVDTSVWSASDDEIPGYDGRDALTSDGGDKGAPKLSPAGLGTCPGEGAAVSESQSEDIVPSGSVGIEQFSGIASVTSMFDVPPPREPEPETQDLSDLDYKKDEEEDAKKDSADDTPDEKNIEDVPQTKDDVKSDEALLDSSKPDTKRPKSSKFKRKGSVGKSGKQVQDEERVGTPEVRPRRRSHHKRDKKEEITNVGVGEIALEGSEKTEEEVKSGKGLVHSEGAVSNEAESLEKVKKRSRRKGRKMSNAEVEKVENIPLEVEHSEPARDNRDAKLSAVDADSKQSKDAALRKPRRPSSGRPKREEARVKFDDQSNQDAESLNTDVSSERQSRGGHRKPRTPMISETLYHQQPFTNEDMLDEKYVELIQIMRNDGIQAGELVKEVGVVLARAGLSPRSPREVPKPAPHIEKAKPKKEEQDRFKPMPGVHVIPAVPLDSDKPAPVSKSLPAESHSSRKHYTASSLERLHAADSFERTQKQLYRKYNELNALLNRQLPDESTYLVQEQLEQTLALLQRHQKQGHFHSKPEGGERHTGSQGQRDRPKSAKSVSFREARPGSGRSSRSPRRSKHEKAIIDAARLVEQKDASDGSESESQSRSRSRSYSPTDCNLRNTKNPDVRSWLRGKNRRLRQQKRAERLKELEEKRIEEEKLKERDEKVKESTQHVQNWMKQKQKEARLLSKREEDVSHKIGQVAEKRGCDVVETTQLNKNAVQQEQFGQKMTPGKSTPKRPVSAPGVMPIVSRRKPLAATADNIVKSNKRGGSKTGRSVDSETRDSSVGASNAGIKPENIDTCNSTGAYSEQQKQRPKSLKRRKKKENKPVSEDEKANTDLVKKRLSYDQWLQEKRVRDNKQKKKEKKLREKQLRDSDHALDSLVPDLARRRIRFIESSKKRVDSGVHSIDDEANSYPRGAGNVDSNEVDFSLNAGAADAPTEEEERYQWRLEGEVSRPKSGKPSAPSRSTPGSARPSSSPVSKTRARARLTMPKSDSSPRSRVENISEKGQNPFKSPIPVVNASLKRSGDARNRYAKQTWTNFSDDVWKQVNEEEGVGPFQVVDDSAGGRNGADKEGQGAAGTVDASGASNGDATPEVPNGLPNKGTSAGVPNGEPVTQDDEPAPGSASGNVDSTSPEPAPSSSNVNFGGIFYTVDTEGVQHGIHEVPVYVKDKTNSGGDGLDNDEEVKDPDTTSRDGEPSNPCKKKVNFGGIVYEVDKKEESPASSSEIEEEMDMSDGVDDEAPDGFFITSIDNEA